A single window of Cellulomonas sp. NTE-D12 DNA harbors:
- a CDS encoding UbiA family prenyltransferase: MRTTTTTDAPRLDPRRPAVVDLLLASHAGPTAAVSALAGVLVVTAGAGARSVLIVAAVLAGQLSVGWSNDWLDAVRDAAVGRTDKPVAAGRLAAGTVRVAALSAAAACVVLSLLLGWAAGIVHLAAVASAWSYNLRLKRTAWSWAPYALSFGLLPLALALALPARPTAAWWAIGAGALLGTGAHGLNVLPDLLDDAATGVRGLPHRLGAVPTAVGSAAVLLVATVLLVTGPPGGVSVADSVTLVLAAAVAAAGATVALRHPRSRLPFVAAIAVAAIDVVLLAGSPWTVR, from the coding sequence GTGCGCACCACGACGACCACCGACGCCCCCCGGCTGGACCCGCGACGACCCGCCGTCGTGGACCTGCTGCTCGCCTCGCACGCCGGACCGACCGCGGCGGTGTCCGCCCTGGCCGGCGTGCTGGTGGTCACCGCCGGCGCCGGTGCTCGCAGCGTGCTGATCGTCGCGGCGGTGCTCGCCGGCCAGCTGTCCGTCGGGTGGTCCAACGACTGGCTGGACGCGGTGCGCGACGCCGCGGTGGGCCGGACCGACAAGCCCGTCGCCGCCGGGCGGCTGGCGGCCGGCACCGTGCGGGTCGCCGCGCTGAGCGCCGCCGCGGCCTGCGTCGTGCTCTCGCTGCTGCTCGGCTGGGCGGCCGGCATCGTGCACCTGGCGGCGGTCGCGTCCGCCTGGTCGTACAACCTGCGGCTGAAGCGGACCGCGTGGTCGTGGGCGCCGTACGCCCTCTCGTTCGGCCTGCTGCCGCTCGCGCTCGCGCTGGCCCTTCCGGCGCGGCCGACGGCGGCGTGGTGGGCGATCGGCGCGGGGGCGCTGCTCGGCACCGGGGCCCACGGGCTCAACGTGCTGCCGGACCTGCTCGACGACGCGGCGACGGGGGTGCGCGGCCTGCCGCACCGGCTCGGAGCCGTCCCCACGGCCGTGGGCTCGGCGGCCGTCCTGCTGGTCGCGACCGTGCTGCTGGTCACCGGGCCGCCCGGCGGGGTGTCCGTCGCGGACTCGGTGACCCTGGTGCTCGCCGCGGCCGTGGCGGCGGCCGGTGCCACCGTGGCGCTGCGGCACCCGCGCAGCCGCCTGCCCTTCGTCGCCGCCATCGCCGTCGCCGCGATCGACGTGGTGCTGCTCGCCGGCTCGCCGTGGACGGTGCGCTGA